The Afipia massiliensis genome has a segment encoding these proteins:
- a CDS encoding LPS-assembly protein LptD — MAVVAALQGRTPAFRRRIRLRRQSLVMSAVLGLGLAAGFGNAGVTPASAQQSFRYNPQPPKPPKQKPAQQANDGQMLVQAAEVNYDYNNSRVSAVGSVQIYYNGSTLEADKVIYDQKTKRLHAEGNVRLTDPDGKITYANLLDLSDDYRDGFVDSLRLDTADQTRMAATRADRTGGEVTIFQNGVYTACAACKDNPKKPPLWQVKGARIIHNQTEKMLYFEDARLEFFGQPIAYLPFFSTPDPTVKRKSGFLIPNYSSSTRYGVGIEVPYYFALAPDYDATVSPRYTTKQGLLLQGEFRQRLINGAYEIRGYGIRQNDQKQFNGEPGDREFRGGIDTKGQFALNDKWVWGWDAVAVSDKSFFFDYGLGPYKNALNAFLLTPDTGLSQIYLTGVGNRSYFDARVMHFLGYSAADDQSTIPIVHPVIDYSNVLNRNVLGGEFSYKANFTSLSRQTASFDAINPTAFAAGYCLPTSADPLARTRSQCLLRGIPGDYTRLTAEVEWRRSFTDSIGQIFTPFASLRGDVISANIDNQPGVSNYLPIGSTQTARLMPTVGLEYRYPFINVQPWGTTTIEPIGQLIIRPNEPSAGRLPNEDAQSFTFDDSNLFRVDKFSGYDRVEGGGRANVGVQATTQFDRGGFVNVLFGQSYQLFGLNSFAVQDPTNTGIGSGLETARSDYVARIAYQPNRIYSLIARTRLDEATGTVRRFELEGRASFDRFGVSLLYGNYDAQPELGFLTRREGVVATGSIKVATNWMLSGALRYDIANQTVNQYIVGAGYVDDCFIIAANYITDYAYTSKSYTSPVTDHRIMLQIGLRTIGGTSFSAAQ, encoded by the coding sequence GTGGCCGTTGTCGCCGCCCTCCAAGGACGGACGCCTGCGTTCAGGCGGCGCATTCGCTTGCGCCGTCAAAGCTTGGTCATGTCTGCAGTTCTGGGGCTTGGCCTGGCAGCCGGCTTCGGCAACGCGGGTGTGACACCCGCGTCGGCCCAGCAATCCTTCCGATACAATCCCCAGCCGCCCAAGCCGCCCAAGCAGAAGCCGGCCCAGCAGGCCAATGACGGGCAGATGCTCGTGCAGGCCGCGGAGGTCAATTACGACTACAACAATTCGCGTGTCTCGGCGGTCGGCAGCGTCCAGATCTACTACAACGGATCGACGCTCGAGGCCGACAAGGTCATCTATGACCAGAAGACCAAGCGCCTGCATGCCGAAGGCAACGTCCGGTTGACCGACCCTGACGGCAAGATCACCTACGCCAACCTGCTCGACCTGTCGGACGATTACCGTGACGGCTTCGTCGATTCGCTGCGGCTCGACACCGCCGATCAGACCCGCATGGCGGCGACGCGCGCGGATCGCACCGGCGGCGAGGTCACGATTTTCCAGAACGGCGTCTACACTGCCTGCGCAGCCTGTAAGGACAATCCGAAGAAACCGCCGCTGTGGCAGGTCAAGGGTGCGCGCATCATCCACAACCAGACCGAGAAGATGCTGTACTTCGAGGACGCGCGCCTCGAATTCTTCGGCCAGCCGATCGCGTATCTGCCGTTCTTCTCGACGCCGGACCCGACGGTCAAGCGCAAGAGCGGCTTCCTGATTCCGAACTATTCGTCGAGCACGCGCTACGGTGTCGGCATCGAGGTGCCCTATTACTTCGCGTTGGCTCCAGACTATGACGCGACCGTGTCGCCGCGCTACACCACCAAGCAGGGCCTGTTGTTGCAGGGCGAATTCCGTCAGCGCCTGATCAATGGCGCTTACGAAATCCGTGGCTATGGCATTCGCCAGAACGATCAAAAGCAGTTCAACGGCGAACCCGGCGATCGCGAGTTCCGCGGCGGCATTGATACCAAAGGCCAGTTCGCGTTGAACGACAAATGGGTCTGGGGCTGGGATGCGGTCGCCGTCTCGGATAAATCGTTCTTCTTTGACTACGGCTTGGGCCCGTACAAGAACGCGCTTAACGCATTCCTGCTGACGCCCGATACGGGCTTGTCGCAGATCTATCTCACCGGCGTCGGCAACCGCAGTTATTTCGACGCGCGCGTGATGCACTTCCTCGGCTATTCGGCCGCCGACGATCAAAGCACAATTCCGATCGTTCATCCGGTGATCGATTATTCCAACGTGCTCAACCGCAACGTTCTCGGCGGCGAGTTCAGCTATAAGGCAAACTTCACCAGCCTGAGCCGCCAGACCGCCTCATTTGACGCGATCAACCCGACAGCATTCGCCGCTGGGTATTGCCTGCCGACCTCGGCCGACCCGCTGGCGAGAACCCGATCGCAATGCCTCCTGCGCGGTATTCCCGGCGACTACACGCGGCTGACGGCCGAGGTGGAATGGCGCCGGTCGTTCACCGATTCCATCGGGCAGATCTTCACGCCGTTCGCGTCGCTGCGCGGTGACGTGATCAGCGCCAACATCGACAACCAGCCTGGCGTTTCCAATTACCTGCCGATCGGCTCGACGCAGACAGCGCGCCTAATGCCGACGGTCGGACTCGAGTATCGCTATCCATTCATCAACGTGCAGCCATGGGGCACGACGACGATCGAACCGATCGGCCAGTTGATCATCCGGCCGAACGAACCGAGCGCCGGCCGCCTTCCCAACGAAGACGCACAGAGCTTCACGTTTGACGACAGCAATCTGTTCCGCGTCGATAAATTCTCCGGCTACGATCGCGTCGAAGGCGGCGGCCGCGCCAATGTCGGCGTCCAGGCGACGACGCAGTTCGACCGTGGCGGCTTCGTCAATGTGTTGTTCGGACAGTCCTATCAACTGTTCGGCCTGAACTCGTTCGCCGTGCAGGATCCCACCAACACCGGCATCGGCAGTGGCCTTGAAACCGCCCGCTCCGACTATGTCGCTCGCATCGCCTATCAACCCAACAGAATTTACAGTCTGATCGCCCGCACCCGGCTCGACGAGGCAACGGGAACTGTGCGGCGTTTCGAACTCGAAGGCCGGGCTAGTTTCGACCGCTTCGGGGTGAGCCTGCTGTACGGCAATTACGACGCACAACCTGAACTCGGCTTCCTCACGCGCCGCGAAGGCGTCGTGGCCACCGGATCGATCAAGGTAGCCACCAACTGGATGCTGTCGGGCGCACTGCGCTACGACATCGCTAACCAGACGGTCAATCAGTACATCGTGGGCGCGGGCTACGTAGACGACTGCTTCATCATCGCGGCCAACTACATCACGGACTACGCGTATACCTCGAAGAGCTACACGAGTCCCGTCACCGATCACCGCATCATGCTGCAGATCGGCCTGCGCACCATCGGCGGCACGTCATTTAGCGCTGCTCAGTAA